A window from Candidatus Bathyarchaeota archaeon encodes these proteins:
- a CDS encoding ACT domain-containing protein, with protein sequence MSQLIHQSNIMTVAQNVRNHLRNKPYLLEALEKGIVNLSELSRQIQSELKTEDTSAIKAALRRYSEELQKHKQKREEKVLHLLKRSSIAVYDRKSVMITSKELPQKTGMKVDLLDKFVYLLDRSDLPERVSALVKNDNCTMIVIHSPEELEATPGVVAFLATLLAEQNVNIVEFISCWTETIMVVDKKDSLKTYEVLSNLVG encoded by the coding sequence ATGTCCCAATTGATACACCAATCAAACATTATGACTGTAGCCCAAAACGTCCGCAACCACCTACGCAACAAACCCTACCTACTCGAAGCCCTAGAAAAAGGCATAGTCAATCTAAGCGAACTTAGCCGCCAAATCCAAAGCGAACTCAAAACCGAAGACACCAGCGCCATAAAAGCCGCACTGCGTCGATATAGCGAAGAACTCCAAAAACACAAACAAAAACGTGAAGAAAAAGTCCTCCACCTTCTCAAACGCAGCAGCATCGCAGTCTATGACCGCAAATCCGTCATGATAACCAGCAAAGAACTCCCCCAAAAAACAGGCATGAAAGTCGACCTCCTCGACAAATTCGTGTACCTCCTTGACCGAAGCGACCTTCCCGAACGTGTCTCCGCTCTGGTGAAAAATGACAACTGCACCATGATAGTCATTCACTCTCCCGAAGAGTTGGAAGCTACGCCTGGTGTTGTTGCGTTCCTTGCCACCTTGCTGGCGGAGCAGAACGTGAACATTGTCGAGTTCATTTCCTGCTGGACCGAGACCATTATGGTTGTGGATAAGAAAGACAGCCTCAAAACCTACGAGGTTCTATCCAACTTGGTAGGCTAA
- a CDS encoding argininosuccinate synthase, which produces MGDQTTKEKFVLAYSGGLDTSVLIKYLQEKCDAEVITVTVDVGQGEDLKAAEEKAHKLGVLKHYSIDAKDEFAKDYIFPAIKANALYEGKYPISTTLSRPLIAKKMVEIAEKEGATGLVHGCTGRGNDQVRFDVTLGALAPDKKILAPVREWGLTREEEIEYAKTKGIPVSESAKKYSIDASVWGRAIECGLLEDASQEPPEDAYEWTVAAEKAPDKAEILTLTFEAGVPVAVNGKKMAPLSLIAEVNKIAGRNGVGRIDHIEDRTVGLKSREVYECPAALVILDAHKDLEKMVMTRHEVLFKQQVDAEWVFLAYTGLWVDPLKDDLDAFINRSQENVTGEVKLKLFKGGFIVIGRSSPNSLYDKNLANYNIKTSFNQSYSKGFIELWGMQSRMYNQLKKTAKKGKAKKA; this is translated from the coding sequence ATGGGGGACCAAACCACGAAAGAAAAATTTGTATTAGCTTACAGCGGCGGATTAGACACATCCGTTTTGATTAAGTACCTCCAAGAAAAATGTGATGCAGAAGTCATAACAGTAACTGTTGATGTGGGTCAAGGCGAAGACCTCAAAGCAGCTGAAGAAAAAGCGCACAAACTTGGCGTCCTCAAACATTACAGCATCGACGCCAAAGATGAATTTGCTAAAGACTACATTTTCCCAGCCATCAAAGCCAACGCCCTCTACGAAGGCAAATACCCCATCAGTACCACTCTTTCACGGCCTTTGATTGCCAAGAAGATGGTGGAAATCGCTGAGAAAGAAGGTGCAACAGGCCTTGTTCATGGCTGCACAGGTCGCGGCAACGACCAAGTCCGCTTCGACGTTACCTTAGGCGCCTTAGCCCCTGACAAAAAAATCCTCGCGCCTGTACGCGAATGGGGTCTAACACGCGAAGAGGAAATAGAATACGCTAAAACCAAAGGCATCCCCGTTTCTGAATCTGCCAAAAAATACAGTATCGACGCCTCGGTGTGGGGACGCGCTATTGAATGCGGTTTGCTCGAAGATGCAAGCCAAGAACCCCCTGAAGATGCTTATGAATGGACCGTGGCTGCGGAGAAAGCTCCCGATAAAGCTGAAATTTTAACGCTGACTTTCGAGGCGGGTGTGCCTGTTGCGGTTAACGGCAAAAAAATGGCGCCTCTCTCGCTTATAGCTGAAGTTAACAAAATCGCTGGACGCAACGGCGTCGGCAGAATCGACCACATCGAAGACCGCACTGTCGGGTTGAAGTCTCGTGAAGTCTACGAATGCCCCGCTGCCTTGGTCATTTTGGATGCTCACAAAGACCTTGAAAAAATGGTCATGACTCGCCATGAGGTTCTCTTTAAACAGCAAGTTGATGCAGAATGGGTTTTCTTAGCCTACACTGGATTGTGGGTTGACCCACTCAAAGATGACTTAGATGCCTTCATAAACCGCTCCCAAGAAAACGTCACCGGCGAAGTCAAACTTAAACTCTTCAAAGGCGGCTTCATAGTCATCGGACGCAGCTCACCCAACTCACTTTACGACAAAAACCTCGCTAACTACAACATAAAAACCAGCTTCAACCAATCCTACAGCAAAGGCTTCATCGAGTTGTGGGGCATGCAAAGCCGCATGTATAATCAGCTAAAGAAAACCGCCAAGAAAGGCAAGGCTAAGAAAGCCTAA
- the carA gene encoding glutamine-hydrolyzing carbamoyl-phosphate synthase small subunit, translating into MVPQHSTSKNNKKAILLLEDGTSFIGKGFGATGKISGEVVFSTQMVGYPEALTDPSYKGQILTFTYPMVGNYGVPSNEQNLGLPLYFESDHIQVQGLIIHELCLEPFHWASTRTLDQWLADEGVPGIYGIDTRRLTKKLRIHGVMLGIIQVFDEDEEPDVNVLLQSGKNIADPNQTDLVKEVSTKQPVTYSVEGKKTVVLIDCGVKYSIIRNLLKRGINVVRVPYDTSVSDILSYNPDGVFISNGPGDPKKCTTAIEAIRTLSDKLPVMGICLGAQILSLALGGDTYKLKFGHRAQNQPALDLNNNRCYITTQNHGYAINMDSLKNTQLEPWFINPNDKTTEGVRHKTKPVFAVQWHPEASPGPYDTELLFDKFAKTLEAK; encoded by the coding sequence TTGGTCCCACAACATAGCACGTCCAAAAATAACAAAAAAGCAATACTGCTCCTTGAAGACGGAACGTCATTTATCGGAAAAGGTTTTGGCGCAACAGGTAAAATCAGCGGAGAAGTCGTTTTTTCGACCCAAATGGTTGGTTACCCTGAAGCCTTAACTGACCCATCCTATAAGGGGCAGATTTTAACCTTCACTTATCCAATGGTAGGCAATTACGGCGTACCATCCAATGAACAAAACCTCGGATTACCGCTCTACTTTGAATCCGACCACATCCAAGTGCAAGGCTTAATCATTCATGAACTCTGCCTTGAACCCTTCCATTGGGCTTCTACACGCACCCTCGACCAGTGGTTAGCTGACGAAGGCGTCCCAGGAATCTACGGAATCGACACTCGCAGATTAACCAAAAAACTCCGTATCCACGGAGTCATGCTGGGCATCATCCAAGTTTTCGACGAAGACGAAGAACCCGATGTCAACGTCCTCTTGCAGAGTGGCAAAAACATCGCTGACCCCAACCAAACCGACCTCGTAAAAGAAGTCTCCACAAAACAACCCGTCACATACAGTGTGGAGGGCAAAAAAACCGTTGTACTCATCGATTGCGGAGTCAAATACAGTATCATCCGCAACCTCCTCAAAAGAGGCATAAACGTTGTACGCGTACCCTACGACACATCGGTTAGCGATATTCTCTCCTATAACCCTGATGGAGTGTTCATAAGCAATGGCCCCGGCGACCCCAAAAAATGCACAACAGCCATCGAGGCCATCCGCACTCTATCCGACAAGCTCCCAGTTATGGGCATCTGTTTAGGCGCCCAAATCCTCTCTTTAGCTTTGGGCGGCGACACTTACAAACTTAAATTTGGTCACCGCGCCCAAAACCAGCCCGCACTCGACCTAAACAACAACCGCTGCTACATCACCACCCAAAACCACGGATATGCCATAAACATGGATTCCCTCAAAAATACCCAACTAGAACCATGGTTCATCAACCCCAACGACAAAACCACCGAAGGCGTCCGCCACAAGACCAAACCCGTCTTTGCAGTGCAATGGCATCCTGAGGCTTCGCCTGGACCCTACGACACTGAACTGCTGTTTGATAAATTTGCAAAAACCTTGGAGGCGAAGTAA
- a CDS encoding cation-translocating P-type ATPase — protein sequence MTSQLTGAKPFLMSNWHLILFSACTIFTITSFISGALKILPYTASDGLALVAVVAGGTPIAVSAIHALLQKDIDVDLLATIAIIAGVIVGQYLAAALVVLMLSGGEILEDYTAKKTSKAIQLLIESAPKTARVRKNGKELNVPIEQVKVGDMVLVKPGEKIPIDGEVLSGTGSINQASLTGESIAVQKSVNCKVLSGAIVELGALEIRAEKVGEDTTFAHIIKLIREGQANRAPIEKIAHRYARYFAPVLMVIAIGTYIFTSDVIAVVSTLVIACPCALTLATPTAVVASLGNAAKRGILIRGGATLESVGKTNTVVLDKTGTLTLGTPQVVDIKTFNGKSEAQVITLAALAEKFSEHPLAKAVLEKASTEGICPQDPSTFEVFPGQGVMVNYKGKEVLAGNEKLFQTKKVTLEQEVQENLDTQKALGRTVFLVSENGLVIGSVSVADVSRAGVAGAVVDMRSVGVKNVVMLTGDNSSTAHAIANQVGITEVAADLLPEGKVDYVKQLKRDGNKILMVGDGINDAPALAAAHVGVAMGKTGTDVAIETSDAVLISDDLSKVPQMIKIGRKTVSLIKQNILFALTINIIGVTLAASGVINPVLAAVIHEGNALFVVLNSARLIWAK from the coding sequence ATGACCAGCCAACTAACCGGCGCAAAGCCCTTTCTGATGAGCAACTGGCACCTGATTCTATTCTCCGCCTGCACGATCTTCACCATAACCAGTTTCATCAGTGGTGCCCTAAAGATTCTACCTTACACGGCTAGTGATGGTTTGGCCCTTGTCGCGGTAGTGGCTGGCGGTACACCCATAGCTGTTAGTGCCATCCATGCCTTGTTGCAAAAAGATATTGATGTTGACTTACTTGCAACAATAGCCATAATCGCTGGTGTTATAGTAGGGCAATACTTGGCCGCAGCACTAGTGGTTCTGATGCTGTCCGGTGGCGAAATACTTGAAGATTACACAGCTAAGAAAACATCTAAAGCAATTCAACTTCTCATAGAATCGGCGCCAAAAACGGCACGTGTACGCAAAAACGGCAAAGAACTAAACGTTCCAATAGAACAAGTCAAAGTAGGCGACATGGTTTTAGTCAAACCCGGGGAGAAAATTCCTATCGACGGTGAAGTCCTAAGTGGAACAGGTTCCATAAATCAAGCCTCTTTAACTGGCGAATCGATAGCAGTCCAAAAATCCGTCAACTGCAAGGTGCTCTCTGGGGCTATTGTTGAGTTGGGTGCCTTGGAGATTAGGGCTGAAAAAGTCGGTGAAGATACAACCTTTGCCCACATCATTAAACTCATCAGAGAAGGACAGGCAAACAGGGCTCCTATCGAAAAGATTGCACATCGCTATGCGCGATATTTTGCGCCAGTTTTAATGGTGATTGCAATTGGCACGTACATTTTTACAAGTGACGTAATCGCTGTTGTTTCAACTTTAGTTATTGCTTGCCCATGCGCCCTTACTTTAGCCACTCCTACAGCGGTAGTTGCTAGCCTTGGTAACGCTGCGAAACGGGGCATACTTATTCGGGGTGGCGCAACCCTAGAGTCCGTAGGTAAAACCAATACCGTAGTCTTGGACAAAACAGGAACCTTGACCTTAGGTACCCCCCAAGTTGTCGACATAAAAACGTTCAACGGCAAATCTGAAGCGCAAGTTATCACTTTGGCGGCTCTTGCAGAAAAATTCTCCGAGCATCCGCTGGCAAAAGCAGTCCTAGAAAAAGCTAGCACCGAAGGAATTTGCCCTCAAGACCCTTCGACGTTTGAGGTCTTTCCGGGTCAAGGTGTCATGGTTAATTATAAGGGCAAAGAAGTCTTAGCTGGAAACGAGAAGCTGTTTCAAACAAAGAAGGTTACCCTTGAACAAGAGGTCCAAGAAAACTTAGATACGCAGAAAGCGCTTGGAAGAACAGTTTTTCTGGTATCCGAAAACGGGTTGGTAATTGGCTCAGTTAGCGTCGCTGACGTGTCTAGAGCAGGTGTGGCGGGGGCGGTTGTTGATATGCGAAGTGTGGGGGTTAAGAATGTGGTTATGTTGACGGGGGATAACTCTTCAACAGCCCACGCCATAGCTAATCAAGTGGGTATCACCGAAGTAGCTGCAGATTTGTTACCTGAAGGCAAAGTTGATTATGTCAAGCAACTAAAAAGGGATGGCAACAAAATCCTAATGGTCGGCGACGGCATCAACGATGCACCCGCATTAGCTGCAGCTCATGTGGGCGTAGCCATGGGCAAGACTGGAACCGATGTCGCAATAGAAACCTCCGATGCGGTGTTGATATCAGATGACCTCTCAAAAGTTCCACAGATGATAAAAATTGGGCGCAAGACGGTTAGTCTGATTAAGCAAAACATCCTTTTCGCCTTGACAATAAATATAATCGGCGTTACTTTGGCTGCAAGTGGCGTCATTAATCCCGTTTTAGCAGCCGTAATTCATGAAGGAAATGCCCTATTTGTCGTTCTAAACTCGGCTAGGTTGATTTGGGCAAAATAA
- the argH gene encoding argininosuccinate lyase: MGNVREDVAKFCSSRKDDVRLAEAVLAINKAHVAMLMEQKIIQWENGAKILAALQKLSAPTLDPDAEDVHMAVEEAVLAETGPEVGGNLHVAKSRNDQVATAIRMRLRKELLCIMQEVQNMQKSLLETASKHTETVILAYTHLQAAQPVTFGHYLLSHFDALGRDLARLESAYSRVNLCPLGAGALATTSFPINRKKTAELLGFDAVLENSIDAVGSRDFILETQSALALLAVNLSRLAEDLIIWSSAEFGTIELPDEFTSTSSIMPQKKNPEVLEVIRARASYALGDFVAATAIVKSLPTTYNLDFQEVTPKLWAVTDNLEASLNIFTQLIPNIKVSTDIQTKAAAGFVGATELANMLVAKYSVAFRTSHKIVGALVKALVDSKQTLLDATPFLLQKIAKETANVDLTVKSEDIVSCTNPRKLIETYKVQGGPSPAEVERAITQRKTDMNQTQTTIDKRKTSLANAENTLNQTVRDYSLSNHPKNVTLKNLN; this comes from the coding sequence TTGGGGAACGTACGAGAAGACGTTGCCAAGTTCTGTTCATCCCGAAAAGACGACGTGCGCTTAGCTGAAGCTGTTTTGGCAATCAACAAAGCACATGTTGCCATGCTGATGGAGCAAAAAATTATCCAATGGGAAAACGGCGCAAAAATCCTAGCAGCACTACAGAAACTCTCAGCACCGACCCTTGATCCCGACGCCGAAGACGTCCACATGGCAGTTGAAGAAGCCGTACTAGCAGAAACTGGCCCCGAAGTCGGCGGTAACCTCCACGTTGCAAAGAGCCGAAACGACCAAGTTGCCACAGCCATCCGCATGCGCCTCCGCAAGGAACTCCTCTGCATTATGCAAGAAGTGCAAAACATGCAAAAGAGCCTACTCGAAACGGCTTCCAAGCACACAGAAACCGTCATTTTGGCTTATACGCATCTGCAGGCGGCTCAGCCTGTCACCTTTGGTCACTATTTACTCTCGCATTTCGATGCGTTGGGACGAGACTTGGCGCGGTTAGAAAGCGCTTATTCACGCGTAAACCTTTGTCCGCTTGGTGCAGGCGCGTTAGCAACCACCAGTTTCCCCATTAACCGCAAAAAAACCGCTGAACTCTTAGGCTTCGATGCAGTCTTAGAAAACTCCATAGACGCCGTGGGCAGCCGCGACTTCATCCTCGAAACCCAATCAGCGCTTGCGTTGCTTGCGGTAAACTTGAGTCGCTTAGCTGAAGATCTCATCATTTGGAGTTCTGCCGAATTTGGCACCATCGAGTTGCCTGACGAATTCACCTCCACCAGCAGCATTATGCCCCAGAAAAAGAATCCTGAAGTCCTCGAAGTAATCCGAGCCCGGGCAAGCTACGCATTGGGCGATTTTGTAGCCGCTACAGCCATCGTTAAAAGCTTGCCAACTACCTATAACCTTGACTTCCAAGAGGTCACCCCGAAACTTTGGGCAGTCACTGACAACTTGGAAGCTTCCCTAAACATATTCACTCAGCTTATCCCCAACATAAAAGTCTCCACCGACATCCAAACAAAAGCTGCTGCAGGATTTGTAGGCGCAACCGAACTCGCTAACATGCTTGTAGCCAAATACAGCGTTGCTTTCCGCACTTCTCACAAGATTGTTGGGGCGCTGGTGAAGGCTTTGGTTGATTCAAAGCAAACTTTGCTTGATGCAACTCCATTTTTGCTGCAGAAAATCGCAAAGGAAACCGCAAACGTCGATTTGACGGTAAAGAGCGAAGATATAGTTTCATGCACAAATCCACGCAAACTAATCGAAACATATAAAGTCCAAGGTGGACCCTCACCCGCAGAAGTTGAAAGAGCCATCACACAAAGAAAGACCGATATGAACCAAACACAAACAACCATAGATAAACGCAAAACAAGCCTTGCAAACGCAGAAAACACGCTCAACCAAACCGTCCGTGACTATTCTCTTTCGAACCACCCCAAAAACGTAACACTTAAAAATCTAAACTGA